In Deinococcus aerophilus, a single window of DNA contains:
- the fabF gene encoding beta-ketoacyl-ACP synthase II, giving the protein MGVSGLRRVVITGLGPVTPIGMGAQAFAEAQRAGRSGIGPITHFDASNTASKIAGEVGESLDAFVDPREARKLDRYVQLALAAAELAARDSGLSAEELSGERVGTVVGSGIGGVKTFEDQAGVLHARGPGRISPMFIPMMIANMATGHVAMKFGATGPSSTVVTACATGTGAVGDAARYIQLGLADVMIAGGTEAAVTPIAIGGFSNMKALSTRNDDPQTASRPFSASRDGFVLGEGAGLLILEEYERARARGATIYAEIVGYGTSADAHHITMPAPEGRGAQVAMRMALSTAGVNPEQVGYVNAHGTSTYYNDLYETQGLKHVFGDHASRLAVSSTKSMTGHLLGAAGAVEAIAVAQALKDGILPPTINLTDPDPELDLDYIPEGAREQQVEYALSNSFAFGGQNAALLFKRV; this is encoded by the coding sequence ATGGGTGTTTCAGGCTTGAGGCGGGTGGTGATCACGGGGCTGGGACCGGTGACGCCCATTGGCATGGGAGCGCAGGCATTCGCGGAGGCGCAGCGCGCCGGACGCAGCGGAATCGGGCCCATCACGCACTTTGATGCGTCGAATACGGCGAGCAAGATCGCGGGCGAGGTGGGGGAGAGCCTGGACGCCTTCGTGGATCCGCGCGAGGCCCGCAAGCTCGACCGTTACGTGCAGCTCGCGCTGGCCGCCGCCGAACTGGCCGCCCGCGACAGCGGCCTGAGCGCCGAGGAACTGAGCGGCGAGCGGGTCGGCACGGTGGTCGGCAGCGGCATTGGCGGGGTCAAGACCTTCGAGGACCAGGCCGGGGTGCTGCACGCCCGCGGCCCGGGGCGCATCAGCCCCATGTTCATTCCCATGATGATTGCCAACATGGCGACCGGCCACGTCGCCATGAAGTTCGGGGCCACCGGTCCGAGCAGCACGGTCGTCACCGCCTGCGCGACCGGCACCGGCGCGGTGGGGGACGCGGCGCGTTACATCCAGCTCGGCCTGGCCGACGTGATGATCGCCGGGGGCACCGAGGCCGCCGTCACGCCCATCGCCATCGGCGGGTTTTCCAACATGAAGGCGCTGTCCACACGCAACGACGACCCCCAGACGGCCAGCCGGCCCTTCAGTGCCTCGCGCGACGGCTTTGTGCTGGGCGAGGGCGCGGGCCTGCTGATTCTGGAAGAGTACGAGCGGGCCCGGGCGCGCGGAGCCACCATCTACGCCGAGATCGTCGGCTACGGCACAAGCGCCGACGCGCACCACATCACCATGCCCGCCCCCGAGGGACGCGGCGCACAGGTCGCCATGCGCATGGCCCTGAGCACGGCGGGCGTCAACCCCGAGCAGGTCGGGTATGTCAACGCCCACGGCACCAGCACCTACTACAACGACCTGTACGAGACCCAGGGCCTCAAGCATGTCTTTGGAGACCACGCCTCGCGGCTGGCGGTCAGCAGCACCAAATCCATGACCGGACACCTGCTGGGCGCGGCGGGCGCGGTGGAGGCCATCGCCGTGGCGCAGGCCCTTAAGGACGGCATTCTGCCCCCCACCATCAACCTGACCGATCCCGACCCCGAGCTGGATCTGGACTACATCCCCGAGGGCGCCCGCGAGCAGCAGGTGGAATACGCTCTGAGCAACTCGTTTGCCTTCGGCGGCCAGAACGCGGCGCTGCTGTTCAAACGGGTCTAG
- the acpP gene encoding acyl carrier protein, which translates to MATFDDVKDVIVDKLGVDADKVNPEARFVEDLGADSLETVELIMGLEDKFGITISDEDAETIRTVQAAVDYIEGQQ; encoded by the coding sequence ATGGCGACTTTTGATGATGTAAAAGATGTGATCGTTGACAAGCTGGGTGTCGACGCGGACAAAGTGAACCCCGAGGCCCGTTTCGTGGAGGACCTGGGTGCAGACAGCCTCGAGACCGTCGAGCTGATCATGGGTCTGGAAGACAAATTCGGCATCACCATCAGTGATGAGGACGCCGAAACCATCCGCACGGTGCAGGCCGCCGTGGATTACATCGAGGGCCAGCAGTAA
- the fabG gene encoding 3-oxoacyl-[acyl-carrier-protein] reductase: MTDSKNAPTPRKVALVTGSSRGLGRAVALKLAADGFDVAVHYGRNAAEAEKAAAEAREHGVRAEVFGADLSAPAHATQLVEAVIVQMGRLDVLVNNAGITRDGLAVRMKDEDWDAVIQTNLSSAFAACRAALKHMMRARSGRIVNIASVVGLTGNAGQANYVASKAGLIGLTRALAKEYGGRGITVNAVAPGFIQSDMTAALPEGVQKGYLDSIPLARFGQPEEVAALVAFLASEGAGYITGQTVGVDGGLNPS; the protein is encoded by the coding sequence ATGACCGATTCCAAGAATGCGCCCACCCCCCGTAAAGTCGCCCTCGTGACCGGCAGCAGCCGGGGCCTGGGCCGTGCGGTGGCCCTGAAGCTCGCCGCAGACGGCTTCGATGTCGCCGTTCATTATGGCCGCAACGCCGCCGAGGCCGAGAAGGCGGCGGCCGAAGCCCGCGAGCACGGCGTCCGCGCCGAGGTGTTCGGAGCGGACCTGTCCGCGCCCGCCCACGCCACACAGCTGGTGGAGGCGGTGATCGTGCAGATGGGCCGCCTCGACGTCCTCGTGAACAATGCCGGCATCACCCGCGACGGGCTGGCCGTGCGCATGAAGGACGAGGACTGGGACGCCGTGATCCAGACCAACCTGTCCAGTGCCTTCGCCGCGTGCCGCGCGGCCCTCAAGCACATGATGCGGGCACGCTCAGGCCGCATCGTCAACATCGCCAGCGTGGTGGGTCTTACCGGAAATGCCGGACAGGCCAACTACGTGGCGAGCAAGGCCGGCCTGATCGGGCTGACGCGGGCGCTGGCCAAGGAATACGGCGGGCGCGGCATCACCGTCAACGCCGTGGCCCCCGGCTTCATTCAGTCGGACATGACGGCGGCCCTGCCCGAAGGTGTGCAGAAGGGCTACCTCGACAGCATTCCCCTGGCCCGTTTCGGCCAGCCGGAGGAGGTGGCGGCGCTGGTCGCCTTCCTGGCCTCCGAGGGCGCCGGGTACATCACCGGCCAGACCGTGGGCGTGGACGGCGGCCTGAATCCGAGCTGA
- the fabD gene encoding ACP S-malonyltransferase, producing MSSRIAALFPGQGSHAVGMGTDLSAAFPVAEAVYAEAEATLPGLRAVIETGPLEDLTLTANQQPALVAASVAAYRAWQDTTGLTPVVAAGHSLGEYSALVAAGVLSLADALRLTRTRGTLMQRAVAPGDGAMSAIMGDPAVVAEVCAQIDGVQPANFNAPTQTVISGSAPAVQAAAAELKARGLKAIPLKVSAPFHCALMAPAAAGLAPDLRAAAYHPFAFPVVANVTAAVNDDPARVSGLLESQITGAVRWVETVRALADLGVDTFVEFGPGKVLTGLVKRILPDATVVNVGTAAEVQTFERMTPAERADLTTS from the coding sequence TTGAGCTCCCGGATCGCGGCCCTGTTTCCCGGTCAGGGATCGCACGCGGTGGGCATGGGGACCGATCTGAGCGCCGCCTTTCCGGTGGCCGAGGCCGTCTATGCCGAGGCCGAGGCCACGCTGCCGGGCCTGCGCGCCGTGATCGAGACCGGGCCGCTCGAAGACCTGACCCTGACCGCCAACCAGCAACCCGCCCTGGTCGCGGCGAGCGTGGCGGCGTACCGGGCGTGGCAGGACACGACGGGTCTGACGCCCGTGGTGGCCGCCGGACACTCGCTGGGGGAGTACAGCGCCCTGGTGGCGGCCGGGGTTCTGTCTCTGGCCGATGCCCTGCGCCTGACCCGCACACGCGGCACGTTGATGCAGCGGGCCGTCGCGCCCGGCGACGGGGCCATGAGCGCCATCATGGGTGATCCCGCGGTGGTGGCCGAGGTCTGCGCGCAAATCGACGGCGTGCAGCCCGCCAACTTCAACGCCCCCACCCAGACGGTGATCAGCGGCTCGGCGCCGGCGGTACAGGCCGCCGCCGCCGAACTCAAGGCCCGCGGCCTGAAGGCCATTCCCCTGAAGGTCAGCGCTCCGTTCCACTGCGCCCTGATGGCCCCGGCGGCGGCGGGCCTCGCGCCCGATTTGAGGGCCGCCGCCTACCACCCCTTCGCATTTCCAGTGGTGGCCAATGTGACGGCCGCCGTCAACGATGATCCGGCCCGTGTCTCCGGGCTGCTGGAGAGTCAGATCACCGGGGCGGTGCGCTGGGTCGAGACCGTGCGGGCACTGGCCGACCTGGGTGTGGATACCTTCGTGGAATTCGGCCCCGGCAAGGTGCTGACCGGGCTGGTCAAGCGCATCCTGCCCGACGCGACGGTGGTCAATGTGGGCACGGCGGCGGAGGTACAGACGTTTGAGCGCATGACGCCGGCCGAACGGGCCGACCTGACCACTTCGTAG
- a CDS encoding beta-ketoacyl-ACP synthase III: MSAPTDRPGRPSIGITALGSYVPARVVTNADFEAYMETNAEWIESRTGIRERRFSAPDEYTSDVGVGAVRDMLDRDPDALKGVDAVICATVSPDALMPSTAALIAMQVGLTGAAAFDLSTACSGFVYALSVASGLIQSGAAQRVLVVGAEALSKIVDQQDRGTAILFGDGAGAAVVGPVPAGLGFQEFIMGADGAGGSSLYLRNVAPHLPGGFEMGDSVGMNGREVFKFAVRVLGDSGQKVLQKSGLTSADVDWVIPHQANVRIIEAAVERFGIPMSKTVINLDRYGNTSSATVPLALREAVDDGRVQDGQQLLLIAFGGGLSWVAGTMKWWAGAPSLKAKAVSTLAGVEA, encoded by the coding sequence ATGAGCGCTCCCACTGATCGTCCTGGACGCCCCAGCATCGGCATCACTGCCCTGGGCAGCTACGTACCCGCAAGGGTCGTGACCAACGCGGACTTCGAGGCATACATGGAGACCAATGCCGAGTGGATCGAATCGCGGACCGGTATCCGCGAGCGGCGTTTCTCGGCCCCCGATGAGTACACTTCGGATGTGGGCGTGGGCGCGGTGCGCGACATGCTGGACCGCGACCCGGACGCCCTGAAAGGGGTGGATGCGGTGATCTGCGCCACGGTCAGTCCGGACGCATTGATGCCGTCTACCGCCGCGCTGATTGCCATGCAGGTGGGCCTGACGGGAGCGGCGGCGTTTGACCTGTCCACCGCCTGCAGCGGTTTTGTGTACGCCCTGAGCGTGGCGTCTGGTCTGATTCAGTCCGGCGCGGCGCAGCGGGTGCTGGTCGTGGGCGCCGAGGCGCTGAGCAAGATCGTGGATCAGCAGGACCGGGGCACGGCCATTCTGTTCGGTGACGGTGCGGGGGCGGCAGTGGTGGGACCCGTTCCCGCCGGGCTGGGGTTCCAAGAATTCATCATGGGCGCGGACGGTGCGGGGGGGTCCAGCCTGTACCTGCGCAACGTGGCGCCGCACCTGCCCGGCGGCTTTGAGATGGGCGACAGCGTGGGCATGAACGGCCGCGAGGTCTTCAAGTTCGCCGTGCGCGTACTGGGCGACAGCGGCCAGAAGGTGCTGCAAAAGAGCGGCCTGACCAGCGCGGACGTGGATTGGGTGATTCCGCATCAGGCCAATGTGCGGATCATTGAAGCGGCCGTGGAACGCTTCGGCATTCCCATGAGCAAAACCGTGATCAACCTGGACCGCTACGGCAATACCTCCAGCGCGACCGTACCGCTCGCCCTGCGCGAGGCGGTGGATGACGGGCGGGTGCAAGACGGCCAACAACTGCTGCTGATTGCCTTTGGCGGTGGCCTGAGCTGGGTGGCCGGAACGATGAAGTGGTGGGCCGGTGCGCCCAGTCTGAAGGCGAAGGCCGTTTCCACGCTGGCCGGGGTGGAGGCTTGA
- the tig gene encoding trigger factor has protein sequence MAELISRDGNKVEFRVSVPASEVNRAYDQVWAGLARDVRVPGFRPGKAPRKVIEGRVGKGYVEQEVRDRLLQTHYSQAARELQLSLVDASIDPQPVVSGQAFEFTVKGETYPDVTLPEWSGLSLSAAAPEITDEVLERTLSDLQERNATFESADRPIEASDQVTVEEQGEDGGTYPIYMDVAEAHVRDALLGKNKDDTVEITVPAHQHGDHEHPEHTVTVRIVDVKTKQTQALDDEFAKSLNFDSFDRLRTDLKTELERRATQEGENARREEFVTHLTEGLQADIPQALLDRRRESMLEEIKDDLGRQGVKWGEYESFMQEQGKLDEFMADLAKNAENRVKRDLALEKLAEDLKVQVSDAEFNQTMNALAQANNLNPQELSKQLGPDGINSYYTSLVREKGLQQALAQLSKPAQTEVDAPAGDAQADAQAQPQGEGEPGAKTEE, from the coding sequence GTGGCAGAGCTGATCAGCAGAGATGGCAACAAGGTGGAGTTCCGGGTTTCGGTGCCCGCCTCCGAAGTGAACCGCGCCTACGACCAGGTGTGGGCAGGGCTGGCGCGCGACGTGCGTGTGCCCGGCTTCCGCCCGGGCAAGGCCCCCCGCAAGGTCATCGAGGGCCGCGTGGGCAAGGGGTACGTGGAGCAGGAAGTGCGTGACCGCCTGCTGCAGACGCACTACAGCCAGGCCGCGCGTGAGCTGCAGCTCAGCCTGGTGGACGCCAGCATTGACCCCCAGCCGGTGGTCAGCGGGCAGGCCTTCGAGTTCACCGTCAAGGGCGAGACCTACCCCGACGTGACCCTGCCCGAGTGGAGCGGCCTGAGCCTCAGCGCCGCGGCTCCCGAGATCACCGACGAGGTGCTGGAACGCACCCTGAGCGACCTGCAGGAGCGCAACGCGACCTTCGAGAGCGCCGACCGGCCCATCGAGGCCAGCGATCAGGTGACCGTGGAGGAGCAGGGCGAGGACGGCGGCACCTACCCCATCTACATGGACGTCGCCGAGGCGCACGTGCGCGACGCGCTGCTGGGCAAGAACAAGGACGACACCGTGGAAATCACCGTGCCGGCCCACCAGCACGGCGACCACGAGCATCCCGAGCACACCGTCACGGTGCGCATCGTGGACGTCAAGACCAAGCAGACCCAGGCGCTGGACGATGAGTTCGCCAAGTCGCTGAACTTCGACAGCTTTGACCGTCTGCGCACCGACCTGAAGACCGAGCTGGAGCGCCGCGCCACGCAGGAGGGCGAGAACGCCCGCCGCGAGGAGTTCGTCACCCACCTGACCGAGGGCCTGCAGGCCGACATTCCCCAGGCGCTGCTGGACCGCCGCCGCGAGTCGATGCTCGAGGAAATCAAGGATGACCTGGGCCGCCAGGGCGTCAAGTGGGGCGAGTACGAGTCCTTCATGCAGGAGCAGGGCAAGCTCGACGAGTTCATGGCCGACCTCGCCAAGAATGCCGAGAACCGCGTGAAGCGCGATCTGGCCCTGGAGAAGCTGGCCGAGGACCTCAAGGTGCAGGTCAGCGACGCCGAGTTCAACCAGACCATGAACGCCCTGGCGCAGGCCAACAACCTCAACCCCCAGGAACTCAGCAAGCAGCTGGGGCCGGACGGCATCAACTCGTACTACACCAGCCTGGTGCGCGAGAAGGGCCTCCAGCAGGCGCTCGCTCAGCTGAGCAAGCCCGCCCAGACCGAAGTCGACGCCCCCGCCGGGGACGCGCAGGCCGACGCGCAGGCGCAGCCGCAGGGTGAGGGCGAGCCCGGGGCCAAGACCGAAGAGTAA
- a CDS encoding amylosucrase, with protein sequence MLTTEQVTQLRRAFDDDREAETFLLRLERYGPELQASLQAVYGERAGPLLQRLLEIMLHAFHTRPADLKRLDEARLLSPDWLQSPRMLGYVAYADRFAGTLRGVQEHVDYLEGLGVTYLHLMPLLRPRDGENDGGYAVADYRSVRPDLGSMDDLSALARDLRGRGISLVLDLVLNHVAREHDWAARARAGEARYRDYFHIFPDRSGPDAYEATLPEVFPDFAPGNFTFDEAAGGWVWTTFNTYQWDLNWGNPEVLAEFVDIILTLANRGVEVFRLDAIAFIWKRLGTSSQNEPEVHHLTRALRAAARIVAPAVAFKAEAIVAPGDLIHYLGTGTHHGRVSDMAYHNSLMVQLWSSLASRDTRLMAEALRAFAPKPTNTTWGMYVRCHDDIGWAIGDEDAARVGLSGPGHRHFLSDFYSGTFPGSFARGLVFQHNPATGDRRISGSAASLAGLEAALEDGDEVQIDLAVGRLLLLHAVVLGFGGVPLLYMGDELALLNDPNYADTPEHAADNRWVHRPRMDWALAREVAEHPETPAGRVNAGLRHLIAVRRSLPHLHASIESVAAPCPDPRVLLLRRDHPQGTLLEVYNFSEERVALPAYVLRGHLGEHAADALSGSAFALSRPTVTLDPYRALWLTAAEVSA encoded by the coding sequence ATGCTGACTACGGAGCAGGTCACGCAACTGAGGCGGGCCTTCGACGACGACCGTGAGGCCGAGACTTTTCTGCTGCGGCTGGAGCGTTACGGCCCTGAACTGCAGGCCAGCCTTCAGGCGGTGTATGGAGAGCGGGCCGGGCCCCTGCTGCAGCGGTTGCTGGAGATCATGTTGCACGCCTTTCATACCCGCCCCGCCGATCTGAAACGGCTCGACGAGGCGCGGCTGCTGTCTCCCGACTGGCTGCAGTCGCCGCGCATGCTGGGCTACGTGGCCTACGCCGACCGCTTTGCCGGCACGCTGCGTGGCGTGCAGGAGCATGTGGACTATCTGGAAGGGCTGGGGGTCACCTACCTGCACCTGATGCCGCTGCTGCGCCCCCGCGACGGTGAGAACGACGGCGGCTACGCGGTGGCCGACTACCGCTCGGTGCGGCCGGATCTGGGGAGCATGGACGACCTCTCGGCGCTCGCCCGTGACCTGCGCGGACGCGGCATCAGCTTGGTGCTGGATCTGGTGCTCAACCACGTGGCCCGTGAGCACGACTGGGCGGCGCGGGCGCGGGCCGGCGAGGCCAGGTACCGCGATTACTTTCATATCTTCCCTGACCGCAGCGGCCCGGACGCCTACGAGGCCACGCTGCCCGAGGTCTTTCCCGACTTCGCGCCGGGCAATTTCACCTTTGACGAGGCGGCGGGCGGCTGGGTCTGGACCACCTTCAACACCTACCAGTGGGATCTGAACTGGGGCAATCCGGAGGTGCTCGCCGAGTTCGTGGACATCATCCTGACGCTGGCCAACCGGGGCGTGGAGGTCTTCCGGCTGGACGCCATCGCCTTTATCTGGAAACGGCTGGGCACGAGCAGCCAGAACGAGCCGGAAGTGCATCACCTGACCCGGGCCTTGCGGGCGGCGGCGCGCATCGTGGCTCCGGCGGTGGCCTTCAAGGCCGAGGCCATCGTGGCTCCGGGCGACCTGATTCATTACCTGGGCACCGGCACCCACCACGGCCGGGTCAGCGACATGGCCTACCACAACAGCCTGATGGTGCAGCTGTGGAGCAGCCTCGCGAGCCGCGATACCCGGTTGATGGCCGAGGCCCTGCGCGCCTTTGCGCCCAAGCCGACGAACACCACCTGGGGCATGTACGTGCGCTGCCACGACGACATCGGCTGGGCCATCGGCGACGAGGACGCGGCCCGCGTGGGCCTCAGCGGACCCGGGCATCGCCACTTTCTCAGCGACTTCTACAGCGGCACGTTTCCGGGGTCCTTCGCGCGGGGGCTGGTGTTCCAGCACAACCCGGCGACCGGAGACCGGCGCATCAGCGGCTCGGCAGCCAGCCTCGCGGGTCTGGAGGCGGCGTTAGAGGACGGCGACGAAGTCCAGATTGACCTCGCCGTGGGCCGGCTGCTGCTGCTGCACGCGGTGGTGCTGGGCTTTGGCGGCGTGCCGCTGCTGTACATGGGCGATGAACTGGCGCTGCTCAACGACCCGAATTACGCCGACACCCCCGAACACGCCGCCGACAACCGCTGGGTCCACCGTCCCCGCATGGACTGGGCGCTGGCCCGTGAGGTGGCCGAACACCCCGAGACGCCGGCTGGCCGGGTCAACGCCGGGCTGCGCCACCTGATCGCGGTGCGCAGGAGCCTGCCCCACCTGCACGCCTCCATCGAGAGCGTGGCCGCGCCGTGCCCCGACCCCCGCGTGCTGCTGCTGCGCCGCGACCATCCGCAGGGCACCCTGCTGGAGGTGTACAACTTCAGCGAGGAGCGGGTGGCCCTGCCCGCCTACGTGCTGCGCGGCCATCTGGGCGAACACGCCGCCGACGCCCTGAGCGGCAGCGCCTTTGCCCTGTCACGCCCCACCGTGACCCTGGATCCCTACCGCGCCCTGTGGCTGACCGCAGCGGAGGTGAGCGCATGA
- a CDS encoding APH(3') family aminoglycoside O-phosphotransferase: MNETLTLPVPLRRVLPAARWEHVTVGESGAGVWKSGRHVVKVQARGGWPAGTLQQERERLRWLWGRVPVPRMMGYEIEGNHEYLAMTRIPGLDASHPDVLLHPQRLVSLLARALRELHALPVRECPFNMSLPVMLARARERVAAGVVDETDFDEERRGRTAVGVFNELVRTRPETEDLVVTHGDACLPNFIVNGEYIDGLIDVGRAGLADRHADLALTHRSLTRNLGAEYAEQFLDLYGRESIDLQKLDYYRLLDELF; this comes from the coding sequence GTGAACGAAACCTTGACCCTGCCCGTCCCGCTGCGCCGGGTCCTGCCCGCCGCCCGCTGGGAGCACGTGACCGTGGGAGAGAGCGGCGCGGGCGTATGGAAGTCGGGCCGCCACGTGGTCAAGGTGCAGGCCCGGGGCGGCTGGCCGGCCGGCACCCTGCAACAGGAACGCGAACGCCTGCGCTGGCTGTGGGGGCGCGTGCCGGTGCCGCGCATGATGGGCTATGAGATTGAGGGCAACCACGAGTACCTCGCCATGACCCGCATTCCCGGTCTGGACGCCAGCCACCCGGATGTGCTGCTGCACCCACAGCGGCTGGTCAGCCTGCTCGCCCGCGCGCTGCGAGAACTGCACGCCCTGCCCGTACGCGAATGCCCCTTCAACATGTCTCTGCCCGTCATGCTGGCCCGCGCCCGCGAACGGGTGGCGGCCGGCGTGGTGGACGAGACGGATTTTGATGAGGAACGCCGTGGCCGCACGGCGGTGGGCGTCTTCAACGAACTGGTCCGCACCCGCCCGGAGACCGAGGACCTGGTGGTCACGCACGGCGACGCCTGCCTGCCCAACTTCATCGTAAACGGCGAGTACATCGACGGCCTGATCGACGTGGGCCGCGCCGGGCTCGCCGACCGCCACGCCGATCTGGCCCTGACCCACCGCAGCCTGACCCGCAATCTGGGTGCCGAATACGCCGAGCAGTTTCTCGATCTGTACGGGCGCGAATCCATCGATCTGCAAAAACTGGACTACTACCGACTGCTGGACGAACTGTTCTGA
- a CDS encoding YqhA family protein, with amino-acid sequence MTTSRTGPRPGSTAKPREHRADWFSAAIGRTRFVVLIAVIAVLLVSFSLFLQGTVLALSTLYDSWHETLKAGIQSQRGSLAVEFLEVVSTMLKAVVFYLIGVGLYSLFISPLNLTSALGVESLADLEQKIISVIVVILGVTFLEHFVRWQDPVETLYFAGAFALAGGALVFFQRVHSGHGSDLQQPEAKLRARRELFEHDDEQRHIEEEEVERAAEVTESKAEGKIKSQEDAG; translated from the coding sequence GTGACCACTTCCAGAACAGGCCCCCGGCCCGGCAGCACGGCCAAACCCCGCGAACACCGGGCAGACTGGTTTTCCGCCGCCATCGGGCGCACCCGTTTCGTGGTCCTGATCGCGGTGATCGCGGTGCTGCTCGTGTCGTTCAGCCTGTTCCTGCAGGGCACGGTGCTTGCCCTCTCGACGCTGTACGACTCCTGGCACGAGACCCTCAAGGCCGGCATTCAAAGCCAGCGCGGCAGCCTGGCGGTGGAATTTCTGGAAGTCGTGAGCACCATGCTCAAGGCGGTGGTCTTCTACCTGATCGGGGTGGGGCTGTACTCGCTGTTCATCTCACCGCTGAACCTCACGAGCGCGCTGGGCGTCGAGAGCCTCGCCGACCTGGAACAGAAGATCATCTCGGTGATCGTGGTGATTCTGGGTGTCACCTTTCTGGAGCATTTCGTGCGCTGGCAGGACCCCGTAGAAACCCTGTATTTCGCCGGGGCCTTCGCGCTGGCCGGCGGAGCACTCGTGTTCTTCCAGCGCGTGCATTCCGGGCACGGCAGCGACCTGCAGCAACCCGAGGCCAAACTGCGCGCCCGGCGCGAGTTGTTTGAACACGACGACGAGCAGCGGCACATCGAGGAAGAGGAGGTCGAGCGCGCCGCGGAGGTCACCGAATCCAAGGCCGAGGGCAAGATCAAGTCCCAGGAGGACGCCGGGTAG
- a CDS encoding CDP-alcohol phosphatidyltransferase family protein produces the protein MVLFHTALGVYAAWRIRRGGSGLADRLTPALLLQVKTVLDNLDGQLARATGQTTETGRYLDTEMDLVVNLALNVALAGRAGVPLTVLQSLILTTDYLWERDHRQARGEVFREGAAQAGDHPRVLATLKAVYAAYFAPQERALDTLFGTRLRAVAGAEPTPEQRRAYTALPVTAVAANLGLTTQLAVLGACVLAGRPQLYPRSLPLQAALLLGTQLWREKQVRRLSPLPADRCAPRAGPARSDTGKS, from the coding sequence GTGGTTCTGTTTCATACCGCGCTGGGCGTGTACGCGGCGTGGCGCATCCGGCGCGGCGGATCAGGGCTGGCCGACCGGCTGACGCCCGCGCTGCTGCTGCAGGTCAAGACCGTGCTGGACAACCTGGACGGCCAGCTTGCCCGCGCCACCGGTCAGACCACCGAGACGGGTCGTTACCTGGATACCGAGATGGACCTGGTGGTCAATCTCGCGCTGAACGTGGCGCTCGCGGGCCGCGCCGGGGTGCCGCTGACCGTGCTGCAAAGCCTGATCCTGACCACCGACTACCTGTGGGAGCGCGACCACCGCCAGGCCAGGGGTGAGGTGTTCCGTGAAGGAGCGGCGCAGGCCGGGGACCATCCCCGCGTTCTGGCGACCCTGAAAGCCGTGTATGCCGCCTATTTCGCTCCGCAGGAACGGGCGCTGGACACGCTGTTCGGAACGCGGCTGCGGGCAGTCGCGGGTGCTGAGCCCACGCCGGAGCAGCGGCGGGCATACACCGCGCTGCCCGTCACGGCGGTGGCGGCCAATCTGGGCCTGACCACCCAGCTCGCCGTGCTGGGAGCGTGTGTGCTGGCGGGACGGCCGCAGCTGTATCCCCGCTCGCTGCCCCTTCAGGCGGCGCTGCTGCTGGGCACGCAGCTGTGGCGCGAGAAGCAGGTCCGGCGGCTCAGCCCTCTTCCAGCGGATAGGTGCGCGCCGCGCGCAGGGCCAGCCAGATCAGATACAGGTAAAAGCTGA
- a CDS encoding DUF2270 domain-containing protein — protein MPGAGGGAGAVLPTGLTEVSYTTNTANALIHLYRAEVGKMTAYRQRLDMTTNWSVVTSAGLASFALGDPGNSHATFLFAMFMNYFFLRLEARRFRTYEIAHHRVRIMERFFYPAMLGDHVDPGWHQLLLAELGKPRSPMTRNDALGWRLGRNYLWIYAAVLLAWLAKLDLGQPKGYVLSFPDALSLADIGNFPGWLVFLFVFSFYLYLIWLALRAARTYPLEEG, from the coding sequence ATGCCCGGTGCGGGCGGCGGTGCGGGCGCTGTGTTGCCCACAGGCCTGACCGAGGTGAGCTACACCACCAACACGGCCAACGCCCTGATTCACCTGTACCGCGCCGAGGTCGGCAAGATGACCGCCTACCGCCAGCGGCTGGACATGACCACCAACTGGTCTGTGGTTACCAGTGCAGGTCTGGCCTCGTTTGCGCTGGGAGACCCCGGCAACAGCCACGCCACCTTTCTGTTCGCCATGTTCATGAACTACTTTTTCCTGCGCCTGGAGGCCCGGCGCTTCCGTACTTACGAGATCGCGCATCACCGCGTGCGCATCATGGAGCGCTTCTTTTACCCGGCCATGCTGGGAGACCATGTGGACCCCGGCTGGCACCAGCTGCTGCTCGCCGAACTGGGCAAGCCGCGCAGCCCCATGACCCGCAACGACGCGCTGGGCTGGCGGCTGGGGCGCAACTACCTGTGGATCTACGCTGCGGTACTGCTCGCGTGGCTGGCCAAGCTGGACCTGGGGCAGCCCAAGGGCTACGTGCTGTCCTTTCCCGACGCACTGTCACTGGCCGACATCGGCAACTTTCCCGGCTGGCTGGTGTTTCTGTTCGTGTTCAGCTTTTACCTGTATCTGATCTGGCTGGCCCTGCGCGCGGCGCGCACCTATCCGCTGGAAGAGGGCTGA